In 'Nostoc azollae' 0708, the following are encoded in one genomic region:
- a CDS encoding PD-(D/E)XK nuclease superfamily protein: MYFINHLSFIGSVSDPSSLIIECECKWQNTSGSVDEKLPYVNADIENFYPAPTIVMIDGGGIKPGAINWLNTQVGNNKLATIIICW, from the coding sequence ATTTACTTTATAAATCATCTCTCATTCATTGGTTCTGTTTCAGATCCTTCCAGTTTAATCATTGAATGTGAATGTAAATGGCAAAATACTAGTGGTTCAGTTGATGAAAAGCTTCCTTATGTAAATGCGGACATTGAAAATTTCTATCCTGCACCAACAATTGTTATGATTGATGGTGGAGGTATAAAACCAGGTGCAATTAATTGGTTAAACACACAAGTTGGCAACAACAAGTTGGCAACAATAATAATTTGCTGGTAA
- a CDS encoding HetZ-related protein has translation MKANLVNLPNSTPAFDGDISTEDLSDINSETLLQLLCQEMQSQVKASTGCVQAVTKRIAKEVERICDKSSRIQTSGQVRSWQITLARHRLQKCLRYYQLGSKQGRVELHSSLGAIVYRHVTVAGSELGFEARYNLIEDFLQAFYIEAIKAFRRENELAEDYTPRTQLQLAEYMAFTEQYAKRRINLPGGANQQLIVLRAQGFARRQPQETTVDIEMAVDSAKTEEAESYQRNLAVQQIRSQMVAKPNFDPSEESERDRVITELMKYLESQGQADCMDYLSLKLQDLSAPEIDQILGLTSRQRDYLQQRFKYHVEKFAKQHHWQLVHQWLGAGLEHKLGLSSQQWDAFWNQLTEQQQQIFQLKTLMENDQVIAKAVQCTPKQLQKRWTQMLELAWAIRNGHAEVKTC, from the coding sequence ATGAAAGCTAACCTCGTCAATCTGCCAAATTCCACACCTGCTTTTGATGGTGATATTTCAACCGAAGACTTATCAGATATTAACTCTGAGACTTTATTGCAACTGCTTTGTCAGGAAATGCAGAGTCAGGTAAAAGCTTCAACTGGATGTGTGCAAGCCGTAACTAAACGCATAGCTAAAGAAGTAGAACGGATATGTGATAAAAGTTCCCGCATCCAAACTTCAGGGCAAGTTAGGTCTTGGCAGATTACTTTAGCAAGACACCGTTTACAAAAGTGCCTGCGTTACTATCAATTAGGCTCAAAACAAGGGCGTGTAGAATTACATAGTAGTTTAGGTGCTATTGTTTATCGCCATGTTACTGTTGCTGGCTCAGAATTAGGTTTTGAAGCTCGTTACAATCTGATTGAAGATTTTCTGCAAGCTTTTTATATTGAAGCGATTAAAGCTTTTCGCAGAGAAAATGAATTAGCTGAAGATTACACACCACGTACTCAACTACAATTAGCTGAGTATATGGCTTTTACGGAGCAGTATGCTAAACGGCGGATTAATTTACCTGGTGGTGCTAATCAACAGTTGATTGTGTTACGCGCTCAAGGTTTTGCTCGTCGTCAACCCCAAGAAACGACTGTAGATATTGAAATGGCTGTGGATTCAGCTAAGACTGAAGAGGCAGAATCTTATCAACGTAATTTGGCCGTGCAACAAATTAGGTCACAGATGGTTGCTAAACCTAATTTTGATCCATCTGAGGAGTCGGAACGCGATCGCGTGATTACAGAGTTGATGAAATATCTGGAATCTCAAGGTCAAGCTGATTGCATGGATTACCTGTCTCTTAAACTTCAGGATCTCTCAGCACCGGAAATTGACCAAATTTTAGGATTAACTAGCCGTCAGCGCGATTATTTGCAACAACGCTTTAAGTATCACGTTGAGAAGTTTGCTAAACAACACCACTGGCAACTAGTACATCAATGGCTGGGTGCTGGTTTAGAACATAAGTTGGGTTTATCTTCTCAGCAGTGGGATGCTTTTTGGAATCAACTCACAGAACAGCAACAGCAAATCTTTCAGCTAAAAACTCTAATGGAGAATGATCAAGTGATCGCTAAAGCTGTCCAATGTACCCCTAAACAACTACAAAAACGCTGGACTCAAATGCTAGAACTCGCATGGGCTATCCGCAATGGTCATGCTGAAGTTAAAACCTGCTGA
- a CDS encoding L-threonylcarbamoyladenylate synthase: MAKTFTIHPDNPQNRRIEDIKLALSSGAIMLYPTDTVYAIGCDLNAKSAVERVRQIKQLGNDKPLTFLCPSLSNVATYAFVSDIAYRIMKRLIPGSYTFLLPATKLVPRLVQNPKRKTTGIRVPDHTVCLALLEALGNPIISTSAHLPPKDIDYEIAELDSENIMSRVELFDRWDNLVDIIIDTGEEPTYHVSTILDLTDEEPVITRRGLGWEAAAAWV; the protein is encoded by the coding sequence ATGGCCAAAACTTTTACAATTCATCCTGATAATCCTCAAAACCGTCGTATAGAGGATATAAAGTTGGCGCTTTCTAGTGGCGCTATCATGCTCTACCCTACTGATACAGTCTATGCAATTGGTTGTGATTTGAATGCCAAGTCGGCAGTGGAAAGAGTGCGGCAAATTAAGCAGTTAGGGAATGATAAACCATTGACATTTTTATGTCCTTCCCTTTCTAATGTGGCAACTTATGCCTTCGTAAGTGATATAGCCTATCGGATTATGAAGCGTTTGATACCAGGTTCCTACACTTTTTTGCTACCTGCAACCAAGTTAGTGCCGCGACTGGTGCAAAATCCCAAGCGAAAAACCACAGGAATTAGAGTGCCAGACCATACTGTATGTTTGGCATTGCTGGAAGCCTTAGGAAATCCGATTATTTCCACTTCGGCACATTTACCACCCAAGGACATAGACTATGAAATAGCTGAATTAGATTCAGAAAATATTATGTCGCGGGTAGAGCTATTTGACCGTTGGGATAACTTGGTGGACATTATTATAGATACAGGTGAAGAACCTACGTATCATGTTTCTACCATTTTAGACCTAACGGATGAAGAACCAGTCATTACACGGAGGGGGTTAGGTTGGGAAGCAGCAGCAGCTTGGGTATAA
- the larC gene encoding nickel pincer cofactor biosynthesis protein LarC has protein sequence MNKIAYLQCPTGISGDMCLGSLVSLGVPVEYLVGKLNALGIEQEYQLRAELVHRQTQQATKIHVHLVHHHHYHHHHHGRHLPEIEKMILKAKLPSQAEAWSLAVFRQLAVAEGAVHGIEPEKVNFHEVGAVDAIVDIVGTCLGLDWLGIDSNQEGLPLIYCSPFPTGGGTVRAAHGQMPVPVPAVLKLWEMRSCPVYSNGIDKELVTPTGAAIATTLARSFSSPPPIILKQVGLGAGSLDLLIPNILRLWIGESVNEKTNIPDFANTSPNLEIISVLETQIDDLNPQAVGYVFDALFAAGAVDVFTQGIGMKKSRPGLLLTVICYPEHLASCEEILFRETTTLGIRRTTEQRTILQREIQQVETPYGNVRVKVAWKGQATEKSITNVQPEYEDCADLARKHNIPCREIQRLALHNWYCQT, from the coding sequence ATGAATAAAATTGCTTATCTTCAATGTCCAACGGGAATTTCCGGTGATATGTGCCTGGGTTCGTTGGTAAGTCTGGGTGTTCCCGTAGAGTATTTAGTAGGAAAACTTAATGCTTTGGGAATTGAGCAGGAATACCAATTACGAGCAGAACTTGTTCATCGGCAGACTCAGCAAGCTACTAAAATCCATGTCCATTTAGTACACCACCACCATTATCACCATCACCATCATGGCCGCCATCTACCAGAAATAGAGAAGATGATTCTCAAAGCTAAATTGCCATCACAGGCAGAAGCTTGGAGTTTAGCTGTATTCCGCCAGTTAGCAGTGGCAGAGGGAGCGGTACATGGTATTGAACCGGAAAAAGTTAATTTTCATGAGGTGGGTGCTGTAGACGCGATTGTAGATATTGTTGGTACTTGCTTGGGGTTGGATTGGTTAGGTATCGACAGCAATCAGGAAGGATTACCTTTGATATACTGCTCACCGTTTCCGACTGGTGGGGGAACTGTTCGCGCTGCACATGGTCAAATGCCAGTACCAGTACCAGCAGTATTGAAGTTGTGGGAAATGCGGAGTTGTCCAGTGTATAGTAATGGTATTGACAAAGAACTAGTAACACCGACAGGGGCAGCGATCGCAACTACCTTAGCTAGAAGTTTTAGTTCACCACCTCCAATTATCCTCAAACAAGTGGGACTAGGAGCAGGTTCTCTCGATTTACTCATCCCCAATATACTACGACTCTGGATCGGTGAAAGTGTAAATGAAAAGACAAATATTCCTGATTTTGCTAATACTAGTCCTAATTTAGAAATCATCTCTGTCCTAGAAACTCAAATTGATGACTTAAATCCCCAAGCTGTTGGCTATGTCTTTGATGCTTTATTTGCCGCAGGGGCCGTGGATGTCTTTACTCAAGGTATAGGAATGAAAAAATCCCGTCCAGGGCTTTTGTTGACTGTAATTTGTTATCCAGAACATTTAGCCAGTTGTGAAGAGATTTTATTCCGCGAAACCACTACTTTAGGAATTCGTCGGACTACTGAACAACGCACTATTTTACAACGGGAAATACAACAAGTAGAAACGCCTTATGGTAATGTGCGTGTGAAAGTGGCCTGGAAAGGACAAGCAACAGAGAAAAGTATTACTAACGTGCAGCCAGAATATGAAGATTGTGCAGACTTAGCACGAAAACATAATATTCCCTGCCGTGAAATTCAACGTTTGGCGTTACATAATTGGTATTGTCAAACTTAA
- a CDS encoding DUF6658 family protein yields MKKLITWVQNLRPLKIITVFLAATFLFLVQACNRPTIAGQPPQPAGQPPNVQRYDPTKDYPISPYQGGMNNFSDVDPRSREAQKSARDRADALIENAQRNIERKGIDTTDQYVRNYREGTPFGERVKNLGEDVGSSAKEVREGVTKGTKRGVENLQENVGNAAKGLTKNVQRGTEDVGKNIQRRTEDAGEAVKRTLREPD; encoded by the coding sequence GTGAAGAAATTAATTACTTGGGTACAGAATCTACGCCCACTGAAAATTATAACGGTATTTTTGGCAGCAACTTTTCTGTTTCTAGTCCAAGCTTGTAATCGTCCCACTATAGCCGGACAACCACCTCAACCTGCGGGACAACCGCCAAATGTGCAAAGATATGACCCCACAAAAGATTATCCTATTTCTCCATATCAAGGGGGAATGAACAATTTTAGTGATGTTGATCCTAGATCAAGAGAAGCACAAAAATCAGCCAGAGATAGAGCAGATGCACTAATAGAAAATGCTCAGAGAAACATTGAACGCAAAGGAATTGATACTACCGATCAATATGTCCGTAACTATCGGGAAGGAACGCCTTTTGGTGAGAGAGTAAAAAATTTAGGTGAAGATGTGGGAAGTTCAGCCAAAGAAGTGAGAGAAGGAGTAACTAAAGGGACTAAAAGAGGAGTAGAAAATCTTCAGGAGAATGTTGGAAATGCTGCCAAAGGTTTAACCAAAAATGTACAGCGTGGAACTGAAGATGTTGGTAAAAATATTCAACGCAGAACTGAAGATGCAGGAGAAGCAGTCAAAAGAACTTTAAGAGAACCTGATTGA
- a CDS encoding DUF6658 family protein — protein sequence MKYLINFCKKLQIRQIITIFVAGILLIVNTACSGVNAQGVPKSTPVQAGGANNPYQSGRDKYTNLGISTDPKVTAKHGNSEDDQASLPLTSQLLLAVNKEAEILYPGAEKSSGRVRKEAELPIITQEEFKHSEPGGLIQREPDIKTRIQERMETVTESVEKASGFLKENGDEASAKPDL from the coding sequence GTGAAATACTTGATAAATTTCTGTAAAAAATTGCAAATACGCCAAATTATAACTATCTTTGTAGCTGGAATATTATTGATAGTTAACACCGCTTGTAGTGGAGTAAATGCTCAAGGTGTACCCAAAAGTACTCCTGTACAAGCTGGTGGAGCAAATAATCCTTATCAGAGTGGTCGTGACAAATATACAAATTTGGGAATATCCACTGACCCAAAAGTAACTGCTAAACATGGTAATTCAGAGGATGATCAAGCTAGTTTACCTTTAACATCACAATTATTACTAGCGGTGAATAAAGAAGCAGAAATTCTTTACCCTGGTGCAGAAAAATCTTCAGGTAGGGTTAGGAAAGAAGCAGAACTACCAATTATCACACAAGAAGAATTCAAACATTCTGAACCAGGTGGATTAATTCAGCGTGAACCAGATATAAAAACTCGCATTCAAGAGCGAATGGAAACTGTCACAGAGTCAGTTGAAAAAGCTTCAGGATTTTTAAAAGAGAACGGAGATGAAGCCAGTGCTAAACCTGATCTATAA
- a CDS encoding lysylphosphatidylglycerol synthase domain-containing protein, translating into MKKVLRWFILGVTLFFLGKALKDNWSEVSSMRIDAAGWASLAVATGVTLLAHTWAGWIWTWVLQELNQSVSSPQFIQVYLKTNIAKYLPGNVWHYYGRILAAKNANVSAGAATLSVLLEPLLMATAALIIVVLFGSQLLLNNSNFVIQILQIVSLFVVLGAVHPWLLNLLIRFLYRLKNKKSDPENQSISSLSIECYPLRPLLGELVFLGLRGTGFILTMYALGSLDLSQIPLLLGAFSFAWVLGLVVPGAPGGLGVFEATTIGILQHRFPAALVISAIALYRLISIFAEIAGAVLASLDERVAS; encoded by the coding sequence ATGAAAAAAGTTTTACGCTGGTTCATTTTGGGGGTAACACTGTTTTTTTTAGGAAAAGCCTTAAAGGATAATTGGTCAGAAGTGAGTTCTATGCGTATTGATGCAGCAGGATGGGCAAGTTTGGCAGTTGCAACAGGTGTAACTTTACTTGCACATACGTGGGCTGGTTGGATATGGACTTGGGTGTTGCAAGAGTTAAATCAATCTGTATCATCGCCTCAGTTTATCCAAGTTTACCTAAAGACGAATATAGCTAAGTATTTACCTGGTAATGTTTGGCATTACTATGGACGAATTTTAGCGGCTAAGAATGCTAATGTTTCTGCGGGTGCAGCAACTCTAAGTGTTTTACTAGAACCTTTACTGATGGCTACTGCGGCTTTGATTATTGTTGTTTTATTTGGTAGTCAATTATTATTAAATAATAGTAATTTTGTGATCCAAATTCTGCAAATTGTAAGTTTATTTGTGGTGCTTGGTGCTGTTCATCCTTGGCTTTTAAACCTATTGATTCGCTTTTTATATAGGTTAAAGAATAAAAAATCTGACCCTGAGAATCAGTCTATTAGTAGTTTAAGTATTGAATGTTATCCTCTACGTCCTTTGTTGGGAGAACTAGTTTTTTTAGGATTGCGTGGAACTGGATTTATATTAACTATGTATGCTCTGGGTTCGTTAGACTTGAGCCAAATTCCTTTATTACTGGGTGCTTTTAGTTTTGCTTGGGTGCTAGGATTAGTTGTTCCTGGCGCACCTGGTGGTTTGGGAGTTTTTGAAGCAACGACTATAGGAATTTTACAGCATCGTTTCCCTGCTGCTTTGGTAATAAGTGCGATCGCACTCTATCGTCTCATTAGTATTTTCGCAGAAATCGCTGGCGCTGTTTTAGCTTCCCTCGATGAACGCGTTGCTAGTTAA
- the ndhL gene encoding NAD(P)H-quinone oxidoreductase subunit L yields the protein MVVALLYLILAGAYLLVVPMAVMLYLKLRWYTASSIERGFMYFLVFFFFPGLLLLSPIANFRPRRRQIV from the coding sequence ATGGTTGTAGCACTACTGTATCTGATTTTGGCTGGAGCTTATCTTCTGGTAGTACCAATGGCTGTGATGCTTTACCTAAAGCTGCGGTGGTATACGGCTAGTTCTATAGAGCGTGGCTTTATGTACTTTTTAGTGTTCTTCTTCTTTCCGGGTCTGTTGCTGCTCTCACCAATTGCAAATTTTCGACCCCGGCGCAGACAGATTGTTTAA
- a CDS encoding DUF3007 family protein, giving the protein MRRIDAIGITFGIFVAGGLAYAILQLVGLDSQSAGIWSQALLVVGLISWLATYLFRAGSKKMTYHQQREEYEKAFLQKQLDELTPEELAKIQAEIELGDK; this is encoded by the coding sequence ATGCGACGCATTGACGCAATCGGAATTACTTTTGGCATTTTTGTGGCTGGTGGCTTGGCTTATGCAATCTTGCAGCTGGTCGGTTTAGATAGTCAAAGTGCTGGTATTTGGAGCCAAGCTTTACTGGTTGTGGGTTTGATTAGTTGGTTAGCCACCTATCTTTTCCGTGCAGGGAGTAAAAAAATGACCTACCATCAACAACGGGAAGAGTATGAAAAGGCGTTCCTACAAAAGCAACTGGATGAACTCACTCCTGAAGAATTAGCGAAAATCCAAGCTGAAATAGAATTGGGTGACAAGTGA
- the trpA gene encoding tryptophan synthase subunit alpha — protein MTTTISRCFETLRRNHECALIPFITAGDPDLETTGKALQVLDRSGADIIELGVPYSDPLADGPVIQAAATRALERGTTLDQVLAMLHATTPGLQAPIVLFTYYNPILHRGIEKFLEQIKAAGVAGLVVPDLPLEEAAGLLEPASEVGIDLTLLVAPTSSAQRIKAIARASQGFIYLVSVTGVTGMRNQMESRVSDLLTQIRSVTDKPIGVGFGIWETEQARQVREWGADAAIVGSAIVKRLAEGTPEAGLDAIAEFCHNLKSGIKTTS, from the coding sequence ATGACTACTACAATTTCTCGTTGTTTTGAAACTCTCAGACGGAATCACGAGTGCGCTCTGATTCCGTTTATTACTGCTGGTGATCCTGATTTAGAAACTACTGGTAAGGCTTTGCAAGTTCTAGATCGTTCTGGTGCGGATATTATTGAGTTGGGTGTTCCCTATTCTGATCCTTTGGCAGATGGTCCTGTGATTCAAGCGGCTGCTACCCGTGCTTTGGAGAGGGGTACTACTTTGGATCAGGTGTTGGCAATGCTGCACGCAACTACTCCTGGTTTACAAGCGCCAATTGTTTTATTTACTTACTACAACCCGATATTGCATCGAGGAATTGAGAAGTTTCTGGAACAAATTAAGGCTGCTGGTGTAGCGGGTTTGGTTGTTCCTGATTTACCTCTGGAAGAGGCGGCAGGGTTGTTAGAACCAGCTTCTGAGGTGGGGATTGATTTAACTCTCTTAGTCGCTCCTACAAGTTCTGCCCAGAGGATAAAAGCGATCGCTCGTGCTTCCCAAGGATTTATCTATTTGGTGAGTGTAACTGGTGTGACGGGAATGCGAAACCAAATGGAAAGCCGAGTTTCTGATTTACTCACACAAATTCGCTCTGTCACAGATAAACCTATTGGTGTGGGCTTTGGTATTTGGGAAACGGAACAAGCACGTCAAGTCCGAGAATGGGGTGCAGATGCAGCGATTGTCGGGAGTGCTATTGTCAAGCGGTTGGCAGAAGGAACACCGGAAGCAGGACTTGATGCGATCGCAGAATTCTGCCACAATCTGAAGTCAGGTATCAAAACTACCTCTTGA
- a CDS encoding serine/threonine-protein kinase, protein MIGKLLDHRYQVIRILATGGFGQTYIAHDTKRPGNPICVVKHLKSASTDPKIFETAKRLFNNEAETLEKLGNHDQIPRLLAYFDENEEFFLVQEYIDGHTLSEELIPGEPWSESQVMQMLLEVLGILEFVHQQGVIHRDIKPDNIIRRSCDYRLVLLDFGAVKQLRSPLVTVAARTTATVAIGTPSYMPTEQGQGKPRPNSDIYSLGIIAIQTLTGVPAKQLQEDSNTGEILWQHFLPVNYHLAEILSKMVRYHFKDRYQTATEALQACRDFLNLTSGYSLSSEAPKQLSYKAHKSPSFPPPSQVVSEHTVAVAPTNPVINNAVNKPLTESSKPDPLPLIIAILLAGSAAALVTNLYPNVKNIAANWTAKSSTKNCLAVVTANSNIRSEPSAINSDNILKIVGDASEFDITGKRTKRGWIELKLKSGRLAWAHSDVISNNDQWISCLRDQGISIQTVDDQPLIASRSTPTPQAKPITVFTSITSKAEISDQSTSETERKPANEDKQKIVGRARQKFESGDVNGAITILKSVPANAASGIKETLEIMNQWHKDWEKAEALANEINRAIDNGQWDKVLAYRDHPEKLPNIKYWQDKLDPMFKQAAQNAAKQVLPKEDNKIYEKTTTTTKAPSDTDKPESTF, encoded by the coding sequence ATGATAGGCAAACTACTAGACCATCGGTACCAAGTCATACGCATTTTGGCAACGGGAGGATTTGGTCAAACTTATATTGCCCACGATACTAAACGACCTGGTAATCCCATTTGCGTCGTCAAACACCTCAAATCAGCTAGCACAGATCCCAAAATTTTTGAAACTGCTAAACGTCTATTCAATAACGAAGCGGAAACTTTAGAAAAGCTAGGTAATCATGACCAAATACCCAGGCTACTCGCTTATTTTGACGAAAATGAAGAATTTTTCTTAGTCCAAGAATATATTGATGGACATACCCTAAGTGAAGAACTAATCCCCGGCGAACCTTGGAGTGAAAGCCAAGTCATGCAAATGTTGCTAGAAGTTCTGGGTATTTTAGAATTTGTCCATCAACAAGGTGTAATTCACCGGGATATTAAACCAGACAATATCATTCGTCGGTCTTGTGATTATAGATTGGTGTTGCTAGACTTTGGAGCAGTCAAACAATTGAGATCGCCTTTAGTCACAGTTGCCGCACGGACTACTGCTACTGTAGCTATTGGTACACCTAGCTATATGCCTACAGAACAGGGACAAGGTAAACCCCGTCCTAATAGTGATATTTATTCCCTGGGGATTATTGCTATTCAAACTTTAACCGGAGTACCAGCCAAGCAATTACAAGAAGATTCTAATACCGGTGAAATCCTCTGGCAGCATTTTCTTCCTGTTAACTACCACTTGGCAGAAATCTTAAGTAAGATGGTGCGTTATCACTTCAAAGACCGCTACCAAACAGCTACAGAAGCACTGCAAGCGTGTAGAGATTTTCTAAATCTTACCTCTGGATATTCCTTATCTTCAGAAGCTCCGAAACAACTTAGCTACAAAGCCCACAAATCTCCATCTTTCCCACCCCCATCTCAAGTTGTTTCAGAGCACACTGTCGCTGTGGCCCCTACTAATCCTGTAATTAACAATGCAGTTAATAAACCTCTTACAGAATCTAGTAAACCTGATCCATTACCTTTAATCATTGCCATCTTATTAGCAGGTAGTGCAGCGGCTTTGGTCACAAATTTATATCCCAATGTGAAAAATATAGCTGCTAATTGGACAGCAAAAAGTAGCACGAAAAACTGCTTGGCTGTAGTCACAGCTAATTCTAATATCCGTTCTGAACCGAGTGCTATCAATTCTGATAATATTTTAAAAATAGTTGGTGATGCTAGTGAATTTGATATTACTGGTAAGCGCACAAAACGTGGTTGGATAGAACTGAAACTAAAATCTGGACGTTTGGCTTGGGCGCATTCAGATGTGATTTCTAATAATGATCAATGGATTTCTTGTTTAAGGGATCAAGGAATTTCCATTCAAACCGTAGATGATCAGCCTTTAATAGCATCTCGATCAACTCCTACACCACAAGCAAAACCAATTACTGTATTTACTTCCATTACTTCCAAAGCGGAAATATCTGATCAATCAACTTCTGAAACTGAGAGAAAGCCAGCTAATGAGGACAAACAGAAAATAGTAGGACGTGCCAGACAGAAGTTTGAGTCAGGTGATGTAAATGGTGCGATCACAATTCTCAAATCAGTTCCAGCTAATGCTGCTTCAGGAATCAAAGAAACTCTTGAAATTATGAATCAATGGCATAAAGATTGGGAAAAAGCCGAAGCACTTGCTAATGAAATTAACCGAGCCATTGATAACGGCCAATGGGATAAAGTCCTAGCTTATCGAGATCATCCAGAAAAGTTACCCAATATTAAATACTGGCAAGATAAATTAGACCCAATGTTTAAACAAGCAGCGCAAAATGCTGCTAAACAAGTTCTTCCCAAGGAAGATAATAAAATTTATGAAAAGACAACAACCACTACAAAAGCCCCTAGTGATACAGACAAGCCTGAAAGCACCTTTTAA
- a CDS encoding helix-turn-helix domain-containing protein, with protein sequence MARPFNLEVQESAEYLSKSLKNARTALDKERLQMLWWIKTEQVTQHQEVSRRLGRDGSTITGWLQRYGKGGLSSL encoded by the coding sequence ATGGCACGCCCTTTCAATCTAGAAGTTCAAGAAAGTGCTGAGTATTTGTCAAAAAGCCTGAAAAATGCGCGGACAGCATTAGACAAAGAACGTTTACAAATGCTGTGGTGGATAAAAACAGAACAAGTAACCCAGCATCAAGAAGTGAGCCGAAGATTGGGCAGAGATGGGTCAACAATAACAGGATGGTTACAAAGGTATGGAAAAGGAGGACTATCTTCTCTTTGA
- a CDS encoding winged helix-turn-helix domain-containing protein, with protein MLSQLISKLESPQRFSSYRQIVEWLEQEWHVQVKYKTVYSLVPYKLGAKLKVPRPISSSQDEQAINLFKKTSPLPW; from the coding sequence ATGCTATCACAACTAATATCAAAGTTAGAATCCCCCCAAAGGTTTAGCAGTTATAGGCAAATTGTGGAATGGCTAGAGCAAGAATGGCACGTCCAAGTCAAATACAAGACAGTTTACAGTTTAGTGCCCTACAAACTAGGGGCAAAATTGAAAGTACCTCGACCCATCAGCTCATCACAAGATGAGCAAGCTATAAACCTTTTTAAGAAAACATCCCCCTTGCCTTGGTAG
- a CDS encoding transposase, translating to MITARGVKPVVRVQWPRKAFWLYGVVEPTSGWHFCQEYPHLNSENFQKFLDVLSQELGSDMALMQMDQASAHQALALSCPKNIIPIFQPSHSPQLNPMERLWQFIKRQFKGESFSHLDQLRQGVQHELAQLSSEVISSLTSYDFILEALFHQALFCAAS from the coding sequence GTGATTACGGCTCGTGGTGTTAAACCTGTAGTGAGGGTGCAGTGGCCACGAAAAGCATTTTGGCTTTATGGAGTTGTTGAACCCACCTCTGGATGGCATTTTTGTCAGGAATATCCTCATCTAAACAGTGAAAATTTTCAGAAATTCTTGGATGTCCTATCTCAAGAATTAGGTTCTGATATGGCATTAATGCAGATGGATCAAGCTTCTGCACACCAAGCTTTGGCACTGTCTTGCCCTAAAAATATTATTCCCATTTTTCAACCATCTCACTCTCCTCAACTTAACCCCATGGAGCGATTATGGCAGTTTATTAAACGTCAGTTCAAAGGTGAAAGTTTCTCACATCTCGACCAATTGCGTCAAGGAGTTCAACATGAATTAGCTCAATTATCTTCTGAGGTCATATCCTCTTTGACCAGTTATGATTTCATCCTTGAAGCTCTGTTTCACCAAGCTTTATTCTGTGCAGCCTCATAG